AAGAAGCCACTGCTGCAAGTCTCGCGCCTTCGTCGCTCCGTTGTCACGACGAGGCCGAATTTGTCTGCTTTGGAGACACTGTTGGAGCCATTGACATTTGTGGCGTTCGTGCCGTTCGAGCTGTTTGAGCTATTAGAGCTATTAGAGCTATTAGAGCTATGCGCCTCGTGCGCTCCATTTGCTCCGTTAGTCTCGTGTACGCCGTTGGTGCCATTTGAACCATTCGTTCTATTGAATCCGTTCGTACCGTTCGTTCCATTTGTCGCATTTTCATTGTGTACCCCATTTGAACCATTGGTTCCATTCAGATAACCAGCATAATTCTTGACAATATTTGTCAGCCCGTTCACCACTGTGCTCCCAATACCGTTCAATGAAGCCAACTGTTGCGCCTCTTCTACCTGAAGCAGCCGATTTGTGGTCATGTTCCGAGAGAAGCGCAGCCCAATGTCACCTGATTCCGCTGGATTTTCCTCCAGATAAGTCATCCCAGTTCTTAATACTGGCTCAAGGGTGCTTTCGTATGCTTCtctttcgtcgtctttgCACCGCTCCCAATATTGGCCAGACCGGATATGAAGAACAGACACCTTGTTTTCTCCCTCAATGACACGGCCTTTGCTGTCTTTCTCAAAGTTTGGAGGACTGAGTTTATACTCTGGTTCGAAAGGATCGTGGGACGATGCTGGAAATCGATCGCGCGCTGCTCCCCAATAGCCGGTGAACTTGTGACTGACTTGGTGTGCGCCCGCTAGGGAAGCGATACCCGGCTGATAATCGTTTCCAGAATATACCGTTTCGAATCTCTGTTTGGGAACTGTGAATGACTCCCTCCAGAGGCCGACTACTTCTTGATCAGAGGGGGATAGTGTTTTATGAAGTTGCTGCAGGTTTAAGCTCTTgttggcagccttggcgaTGTCTTTATCAATCCAATAAAGAATGTATATCTCTGTGTCCGGAACGTCATAGCCAGCCTCCACGTATATTTTCTCCCATAATATCGGTGACAGTTCTCCGGCTCCCTGTCGAATCCATTCTTCGACTTTCGCAGCGGCTGTTCTCTGAGCGGCAGAGGTGACGTGAGCATTCAGTTCGGTATGCAGTCCTCTTGCAGGGTTCTCATCATATCGGGGTT
This genomic stretch from Trichoderma breve strain T069 chromosome 1, whole genome shotgun sequence harbors:
- a CDS encoding hem-containing dehydratase domain-containing protein, whose translation is MSHSQIQTENRELPLNQPENWQVKFPRYMVDLPEYVHDINVSYIGIQPRYDENPARGLHTELNAHVTSAAQRTAAAKVEEWIRQGAGELSPILWEKIYVEAGYDVPDTEIYILYWIDKDIAKAANKSLNLQQLHKTLSPSDQEPGIASLAGAHQVSHKFTGYWGAARDRFPASSHDPFEPEYKLSPPNFEKDSKGRVIEGENKVSVLHIRSGQYWERCKDDEREAYESTLEPVLRTGMTYLEENPAESGDIGLRFSRNMTTNRLLQVEEAQQLASLNGIGSTVVNGLTNIVKNYAGYLNGTNGSNGVHNENATNGTNGTNGFNRTNGSNGTNGVHETNGANGAHEAHSSNSSNSSNSSNSSNGTNATNVNGSNSVSKADKFGLVVTTERRRRETCSSGFFRSLKDIEAWASKHKSHHKIFHGAHSHSQQFGKETFKMRTWHEVSALKPGEVTFEYINCYPRTGLIPFFEV